Proteins encoded within one genomic window of Brachybacterium muris:
- a CDS encoding O-acetyl-ADP-ribose deacetylase: protein MDVRIEPGDITAVAVDAIVNAANSSLLGGGGVDGAIHRRGGPRILAACRELRESTLPDGLPAGQAVATTAGDLPAQWVIHTVGPVHSSSEDRSAVLASCYRESLRTAADLGARSVAFPAISAGVYGWPIDDAARIAVDTIRETAPEVDHVLDAVVLVPFGAAAERAFRARLEES, encoded by the coding sequence ATGGACGTGCGCATCGAACCCGGGGACATCACCGCCGTCGCAGTGGACGCGATCGTGAACGCCGCCAACTCCTCACTGCTGGGCGGTGGGGGCGTTGACGGCGCCATCCATCGGCGGGGAGGCCCCCGCATCCTCGCCGCCTGCCGGGAGCTGCGGGAGAGCACCCTGCCCGATGGCCTGCCGGCGGGTCAGGCCGTCGCCACCACGGCCGGCGACCTGCCGGCGCAGTGGGTGATCCACACAGTGGGGCCCGTCCATTCGAGCAGTGAGGACCGCTCCGCCGTGCTGGCGTCGTGCTACCGCGAGTCGCTGCGCACCGCCGCTGACCTCGGAGCCCGCTCCGTGGCCTTCCCCGCGATCTCCGCCGGTGTGTACGGCTGGCCGATCGACGATGCCGCTCGCATCGCGGTGGACACCATCCGCGAGACCGCCCCCGAGGTCGATCACGTCCTGGACGCGGTGGTGCTGGTGCCGTTCGGCGCCGCAGCGGAGCGGGCCTTCCGGGCCCGGCTCGAGGAGTCCTGA